A single window of Methanoregula sp. DNA harbors:
- a CDS encoding ATP-binding protein produces the protein MSGDADRLHVMEIVLTADIFNRHPELDINDLTPMCREIFTSSGAPGIKRPVSVSEGMLKRSLGITDAHTKMEGNPFVSFEEFGQRLKLTTLEPAALWFLRQGGRSLIEKNPALAFYFEKIDSVGVSYEAVRKANPLFEDTRAFLDTRISKLIAEDEKLRTALDLVIVSSPDEVEQKMDDLVCTSDQTRIITKIRHAIEHQDFLHQHRIYEVGKLLFVGPPGTGKTSLSLAMSRTLHMPVLEVRLSMVTSQYLGETSKNIDRIFELAKKLSPSILFIDEFDFVAKSRVTDDHGAMKRAVNSLLKNIDRISLVKNGVLLIAATNHPQLLDQAAWRRFDEVVQFSLPGEEMRREILKKVTASIDCTCDYSELAEETEGFSGADLRLMIKEAILSALMDRREAIDRADIEKGIMMVKNRDAIQRMNWL, from the coding sequence ATGTCCGGAGATGCTGACCGCTTACATGTCATGGAAATCGTCCTGACTGCCGATATCTTCAACCGGCACCCGGAACTCGATATCAATGACCTGACTCCAATGTGCCGGGAAATTTTTACCTCGTCAGGCGCACCGGGCATCAAGCGCCCGGTCTCGGTCAGCGAAGGGATGCTCAAACGCTCGTTGGGGATCACCGACGCCCACACAAAGATGGAGGGCAACCCCTTTGTCAGCTTCGAAGAGTTCGGGCAGCGATTAAAACTTACAACGCTGGAACCCGCAGCCCTCTGGTTCCTCCGGCAGGGGGGCAGGTCGCTGATCGAAAAAAACCCCGCGCTTGCGTTCTATTTCGAAAAGATCGATTCGGTCGGAGTCTCTTATGAAGCAGTCCGGAAGGCAAACCCCCTATTTGAAGATACCCGGGCATTTCTCGATACCCGGATCTCGAAGCTCATCGCGGAAGACGAAAAGCTGCGCACAGCGCTTGACCTAGTGATTGTCAGTTCACCTGATGAAGTGGAACAGAAGATGGACGACCTGGTCTGCACCTCCGACCAGACCCGGATCATAACGAAGATCCGGCATGCAATTGAGCACCAGGACTTTCTGCACCAGCACCGTATCTACGAGGTAGGCAAACTCCTCTTTGTCGGTCCACCGGGAACCGGCAAGACATCGCTTTCCCTTGCGATGTCCCGGACCCTGCATATGCCCGTCCTTGAAGTCCGGCTCTCGATGGTCACTTCACAGTATCTCGGGGAAACCTCAAAGAATATCGACCGCATCTTTGAGCTTGCAAAAAAACTCTCGCCATCGATCCTGTTCATTGACGAATTCGACTTTGTGGCAAAGAGCCGGGTCACCGATGACCACGGTGCGATGAAACGGGCAGTGAATTCGCTGTTAAAAAACATCGATCGCATCAGCCTTGTGAAAAACGGTGTGCTCCTGATCGCTGCAACCAACCACCCCCAGCTGCTTGATCAGGCGGCATGGCGGCGGTTTGATGAGGTGGTGCAGTTCTCCCTCCCGGGGGAAGAGATGCGCAGGGAGATCTTAAAGAAGGTGACTGCATCCATCGACTGCACCTGCGATTATTCGGAGCTTGCGGAGGAGACTGAGGGGTTCTCCGGCGCCGACCTTCGCCTGATGATTAAAGAGGCGATACTCTCGGCGCTTATGGACCGCAGGGAGGCAATCGACCGCGCCGATATCGAAAAGGGCATCATGATGGTGAAGAACCGGGATGCAATCCAGCGGATGAACTGGCTGTGA
- the map gene encoding type II methionyl aminopeptidase, whose protein sequence is MDDATFDMYRQAGEIAARILREGAGSIRIGASYAEVIESVEARVFEAGAGLAFPLNLSLNEDAAHDTASAIDDRVFARGDVAKLDLGVHIDGFIADTATTVDLGSHAKLIEASFQALEHAVAAVRPGVPAGEVGAAIQHEIESRGYHPVSNLTGHGLDRYVIHRPPTIPNIRVPGGVVLEEGMVFAIEPFASTGSGRVGERARKEIYQQISTKPVRVPSGRAVIEHVRDRRGLPFARRWLPDKKADIVLPGLVRSGHLHVYPVLADIPGSLVSQHEHTLIVTGDGCIVTTR, encoded by the coding sequence ATGGATGACGCGACATTTGATATGTACCGGCAGGCGGGGGAGATCGCGGCACGGATCCTCCGGGAAGGGGCAGGGAGTATCCGTATCGGTGCTTCCTACGCAGAGGTCATCGAGTCGGTCGAAGCCCGGGTTTTTGAAGCAGGCGCAGGCCTCGCATTCCCGCTGAACCTTTCCTTAAACGAGGACGCCGCCCATGACACCGCGTCGGCCATCGATGACAGGGTCTTTGCCAGGGGCGATGTCGCAAAACTTGATCTTGGCGTCCACATTGACGGCTTTATCGCCGATACTGCGACCACTGTAGATCTCGGTTCCCATGCAAAACTCATCGAGGCATCGTTCCAGGCGCTGGAGCATGCAGTCGCAGCCGTGCGCCCCGGTGTGCCTGCCGGGGAAGTCGGGGCTGCGATCCAGCATGAGATCGAGAGCAGGGGATACCACCCCGTCTCCAACCTGACCGGGCATGGGCTCGACCGGTACGTTATCCACCGCCCACCTACGATCCCCAACATCAGGGTGCCGGGAGGCGTCGTGCTCGAAGAGGGGATGGTATTTGCCATCGAACCGTTCGCAAGCACCGGGAGCGGGCGTGTCGGGGAGCGGGCGAGAAAAGAGATCTACCAGCAGATCTCGACAAAACCAGTCCGCGTTCCTTCCGGACGGGCGGTGATCGAACATGTCCGTGACCGGCGCGGGCTCCCGTTTGCAAGGCGCTGGCTGCCGGACAAAAAAGCCGATATTGTACTCCCCGGGCTGGTAAGAAGCGGGCACCTGCATGTATATCCCGTCCTTGCGGACATTCCGGGGTCGCTGGTCTCCCAGCACGAACACACCCTGATCGTTACCGGCGACGGGTGCATCGTGACCACCCGTTGA
- a CDS encoding Xaa-Pro peptidase family protein, protein MIKVLDVSGHISGTMDALDNAVRISGADAYLIYASSEDADMRYLSGFTTNDPFIYFKKPGRRGTIIISQMEHPRAVLESKAAVMTRAQAGMFEILKTEKDPWQATARMITGQLQGKILVPPKFPLALARALQGSVELIVDDTALQSMRAVKSRAEIGAIKKVQRVTGSAIDLGINLIKGSTVRKGILVSGGKPLTSERVRAAMHALLIKCGCSAKDTIVSCGEDSAIPHCMGTGVLRARQPIVLDIFPRDDRSGYFSDMTRTVSKGKPGAKVLDMHAVVCEAQDLAVREIREGVSGLDVHQRVVDFFKDHGYGSATTGFVHNLGHGIGLEVHEPPSLGLSGTRLTAGNVITVEPGLYYPDVGGVRLEDIGVVTKKGFTRFTKYSRDLVI, encoded by the coding sequence ATGATAAAAGTACTTGACGTTTCAGGGCACATATCAGGTACAATGGATGCACTGGACAATGCAGTCAGGATAAGCGGTGCCGATGCCTACCTCATATACGCCTCTTCTGAAGACGCTGACATGAGGTACCTTTCCGGGTTTACGACAAACGACCCGTTCATCTATTTTAAAAAACCGGGGCGGCGCGGCACCATCATCATCTCCCAGATGGAGCACCCCCGCGCAGTGCTGGAGTCCAAAGCAGCAGTAATGACCCGGGCGCAGGCAGGCATGTTTGAGATCCTGAAAACAGAAAAAGACCCGTGGCAGGCGACGGCACGGATGATCACAGGGCAGTTGCAGGGAAAAATTCTCGTCCCGCCGAAATTTCCCCTCGCGCTCGCCCGGGCACTGCAGGGATCCGTTGAACTCATTGTTGACGACACCGCGCTTCAATCGATGCGGGCTGTCAAGAGCCGGGCGGAGATCGGAGCGATAAAAAAAGTGCAGCGGGTCACCGGGTCGGCAATCGATCTTGGCATAAACTTAATCAAGGGGTCGACCGTGAGAAAAGGCATCCTTGTATCCGGTGGAAAACCGCTCACATCTGAGCGGGTGAGAGCTGCGATGCATGCTCTTCTGATCAAATGTGGCTGCAGTGCAAAGGATACCATCGTGTCCTGCGGCGAGGATTCGGCGATCCCACACTGCATGGGAACTGGTGTGCTGAGAGCCCGCCAGCCAATTGTGCTGGACATATTCCCGCGGGACGACCGTTCAGGCTATTTCTCCGATATGACCCGGACCGTTTCGAAAGGGAAACCCGGTGCAAAAGTGCTGGATATGCATGCGGTGGTATGTGAGGCCCAGGATCTGGCAGTCAGGGAGATCCGCGAGGGAGTATCCGGTCTGGACGTCCACCAGAGAGTGGTCGATTTTTTCAAAGACCACGGGTACGGCAGCGCGACAACCGGATTTGTGCATAACCTTGGGCATGGAATCGGGCTTGAGGTACATGAACCCCCGTCGCTAGGCCTCTCGGGAACCCGGCTTACCGCAGGTAATGTCATCACGGTTGAACCCGGGCTGTATTACCCGGATGTTGGTGGAGTGCGGTTGGAAGATATCGGGGTGGTCACGAAAAAGGGCTTTACGCGGTTTACAAAATATTCACGGGACCTCGTGATATGA
- a CDS encoding malate dehydrogenase has protein sequence MSKVTIVGATGNVGSYAAHAISIIPHVHEILLYGREGRDALLKGITQDFVDSFAARGTDIQINWTTNLKDAAGSDVVVISTGTPRTPGQDRLDLALGNARIIAPLAQTIGVVAPESKILVVTNPVDVMTCVALKYSGMKPNQVFGLGTHLDSMRLKSLIASYFKVHVSEVHTRIIGEHGESMVPLWSATTIGGIKISNLPAFSHLPVKDFITSVKCSGEAIIKNKGSTVYGPGEAIASLVKTVLGDENRILTVSAYIKSEVHDIGDICIGVPARVNRSGVFPVTIRIDESEVIAFRESVEKIRTSTKQVFSALEEDPGLSK, from the coding sequence ATGTCCAAAGTGACCATTGTCGGTGCAACAGGAAATGTCGGGAGTTACGCTGCTCACGCGATATCAATCATCCCGCATGTTCACGAGATCCTGCTGTACGGTCGGGAGGGGCGCGATGCCCTGCTCAAGGGTATCACCCAGGATTTTGTAGATTCGTTTGCAGCACGGGGTACCGATATCCAGATCAACTGGACGACGAATTTAAAGGACGCTGCAGGATCTGATGTGGTCGTAATTTCCACAGGTACGCCCCGCACGCCCGGGCAGGACCGGCTTGACCTTGCCTTAGGCAATGCCAGAATCATTGCGCCGCTTGCCCAGACTATCGGTGTAGTTGCACCGGAATCCAAGATCCTTGTAGTTACCAACCCGGTCGATGTAATGACCTGCGTTGCGCTCAAGTACTCCGGCATGAAGCCCAATCAGGTGTTCGGACTGGGTACGCACCTTGACTCGATGCGCCTGAAATCACTCATTGCATCCTATTTCAAGGTACATGTCAGCGAAGTGCATACCCGCATCATCGGCGAACATGGCGAGAGCATGGTGCCGCTCTGGTCTGCGACAACGATCGGGGGGATCAAGATCTCCAACCTGCCTGCATTCTCGCATCTCCCGGTAAAGGATTTCATTACGTCTGTCAAATGCAGCGGCGAGGCGATCATCAAGAACAAAGGGTCAACGGTCTATGGGCCCGGTGAAGCGATTGCATCTTTAGTAAAAACAGTGCTCGGAGACGAGAACCGCATCCTGACCGTTTCGGCATATATTAAAAGCGAGGTGCATGATATCGGCGATATATGCATCGGTGTACCGGCGCGGGTAAACCGCAGCGGTGTATTCCCGGTGACGATACGTATCGACGAATCCGAGGTCATCGCGTTCCGCGAATCTGTCGAAAAGATACGGACCAGTACCAAGCAGGTTTTTTCTGCACTTGAAGAGGATCCCGGTCTATCCAAGTAA
- a CDS encoding elongation factor 1-beta, producing the protein MGSVAVIARVMPESPEVDLEKLKTALKEKLPGIQDIKEEPIGFGLKAIKLAAVINDAGGETDAIERSLSEVAGVERAEIIEVTLM; encoded by the coding sequence ATGGGCAGCGTCGCAGTCATCGCACGGGTAATGCCAGAATCACCCGAGGTCGACTTAGAGAAACTCAAAACCGCTCTTAAAGAGAAACTACCCGGCATCCAGGACATCAAGGAAGAACCGATAGGATTTGGATTAAAAGCAATCAAGCTTGCAGCGGTCATCAATGATGCCGGTGGCGAAACCGATGCGATCGAACGTTCGCTTTCAGAAGTTGCCGGTGTCGAGCGGGCAGAGATTATTGAAGTTACCCTGATGTAA
- a CDS encoding zinc finger domain-containing protein, whose protein sequence is MENKKCTSCNAPLAEEGATKFGCPACGFEIRRCYRCREQSIPYICLKCGFGGP, encoded by the coding sequence ATGGAAAATAAAAAATGTACATCCTGCAACGCTCCGCTTGCAGAAGAGGGGGCAACAAAATTCGGGTGCCCGGCGTGTGGTTTTGAGATCAGACGGTGTTACCGGTGCAGGGAGCAGAGCATCCCCTATATCTGCCTGAAATGCGGATTCGGGGGACCGTAA
- a CDS encoding phospholipase D-like domain-containing protein → MLRLVASLFLLLCVVQCGAVRIIEFCPDPYLYNDADEYLVIYGTGSLDGITVSDGEGGFRFPPGTIINGKLTIARDAIAFCKTHNRMPDYEWYDYSPVVPDVISGDKLRMANSRDELMVYDHGTLIQTVSWPKDIKPREGQVHYLEDGVWDKRPLMLGQSRFSTKTYKNITVTTFVSPDNSNKVFLQAVASANRTVHVNVYEFSSQVMAHALNGAHERGADVIILVEGGPVGGISPEEKTALWMMNQSGIPVYQMTSAGGEKAPYRFDHAKYVVIDNRAVLLTSENFKASGFPPEGIRGNRGWGVYLEDTETAQYFEDVFLSDIQAPGSIPIAGTPGASESPSTVPYTPEFSPRRFTGATVTPVLAPDTSYLILDLLNSAQETIDIEQAYITNESAFTLNPYLATAINASRRGVHVRILLDAYWYNVEDEKDNDEMAALINHIGIIEKIPLEARCADLESNNLEKVHNKGVIVDNQSVLVSSINWNSNSPNFNREAGVIIEHPGAAQYFKEIFEDDWQPVRYAPVRNFDYLKIAGLIAVFAGLIALFLWRRQRI, encoded by the coding sequence ATGCTCCGGCTGGTTGCCTCCCTCTTCCTGTTGTTGTGTGTTGTCCAGTGCGGTGCCGTCCGTATCATCGAGTTTTGTCCTGACCCGTACCTCTACAATGATGCAGATGAATACCTCGTAATATACGGTACCGGATCGCTCGATGGAATTACGGTATCGGATGGTGAAGGCGGGTTTCGATTCCCTCCCGGGACGATCATCAACGGAAAACTCACAATTGCAAGAGATGCAATCGCTTTTTGTAAAACGCATAACAGGATGCCCGATTACGAATGGTACGACTATTCACCTGTGGTCCCCGATGTGATATCGGGCGATAAACTCAGGATGGCTAATTCCCGGGACGAACTTATGGTCTACGACCATGGGACGCTTATCCAGACCGTATCATGGCCAAAGGATATCAAACCCCGCGAGGGACAGGTGCATTACCTTGAAGACGGGGTTTGGGACAAGCGCCCGCTGATGCTCGGGCAGTCCCGGTTTTCAACAAAAACATACAAAAATATTACCGTCACCACGTTTGTCTCTCCTGACAACTCAAACAAAGTATTTTTACAGGCAGTTGCATCTGCAAACCGGACCGTTCATGTCAATGTGTATGAATTCTCAAGCCAGGTAATGGCACATGCACTCAATGGTGCACACGAACGCGGGGCAGATGTCATCATCCTTGTTGAAGGGGGCCCGGTCGGGGGAATCAGTCCTGAGGAGAAAACGGCACTCTGGATGATGAACCAGAGCGGGATCCCTGTCTACCAGATGACCTCGGCTGGTGGAGAGAAAGCACCCTACCGGTTTGACCATGCAAAATATGTGGTCATTGACAACCGTGCTGTCCTTCTCACCAGCGAGAATTTCAAGGCCAGCGGATTTCCCCCGGAAGGGATAAGAGGCAACCGGGGCTGGGGCGTATATCTTGAAGATACAGAGACCGCTCAATATTTTGAAGATGTTTTTCTTTCCGATATCCAAGCCCCCGGTTCGATCCCGATTGCCGGAACACCGGGTGCATCTGAATCTCCCTCTACTGTTCCTTATACCCCCGAATTCTCTCCCCGGCGATTTACGGGTGCAACGGTTACCCCGGTCCTTGCGCCCGATACAAGTTACCTGATCCTTGACCTCCTGAACAGTGCGCAGGAAACGATTGATATCGAGCAGGCCTATATAACAAACGAATCTGCCTTCACCCTGAATCCGTATCTTGCAACTGCCATCAATGCGTCCCGGCGCGGGGTCCACGTAAGGATCCTGCTTGATGCGTATTGGTATAATGTTGAAGACGAGAAAGACAACGACGAGATGGCAGCGCTCATAAACCATATCGGTATCATCGAAAAAATCCCGCTGGAGGCACGGTGCGCCGATCTCGAATCAAACAATCTGGAGAAGGTCCACAATAAGGGAGTGATCGTGGATAACCAGAGCGTGCTTGTTTCCAGCATCAACTGGAACAGCAACTCCCCAAATTTCAACCGGGAAGCCGGGGTCATCATCGAACACCCGGGAGCCGCTCAGTATTTTAAGGAAATATTTGAGGACGACTGGCAACCGGTAAGGTATGCCCCTGTCCGGAATTTCGATTATCTCAAAATCGCTGGGTTAATTGCGGTTTTTGCAGGACTTATCGCACTCTTTTTATGGAGACGACAGAGAATATGA
- a CDS encoding helix-turn-helix domain-containing protein, whose translation MNHEPCLLIHCDALVRKMLPSMRAEMVSRLIHVRGLSQSEAARRLGVTRAAISQYVSRKRGSSEVQFSSEISAVIDRWAIAVDTGDSDINICDVCKCAKKKFDRM comes from the coding sequence ATGAACCACGAACCCTGCCTGCTCATCCACTGCGATGCGCTGGTGCGCAAGATGCTCCCCAGTATGCGTGCCGAGATGGTTTCCCGGTTAATACATGTGCGCGGGCTGTCCCAGAGTGAGGCTGCACGAAGGCTGGGAGTAACAAGAGCGGCGATCTCCCAGTATGTCAGCAGAAAGCGGGGGAGCAGCGAAGTGCAGTTCTCTTCCGAGATCAGCGCAGTCATAGACCGCTGGGCGATTGCGGTTGATACAGGGGACAGCGACATCAATATCTGCGATGTCTGCAAATGTGCAAAGAAGAAATTTGACAGGATGTAA
- a CDS encoding winged helix-turn-helix transcriptional regulator, producing MYSATLPPSSRTVFTILDTGGAMTHKDLVKKSNLAPRTVRYALKKLKERQMIIEKFNFRDARQIIYQNRPRQSSETPKACA from the coding sequence ATGTATTCCGCAACACTGCCACCCTCATCAAGGACGGTATTCACAATCCTGGATACAGGCGGGGCGATGACGCACAAGGATCTTGTCAAGAAGAGTAACCTTGCCCCCCGCACGGTGCGTTATGCCCTGAAAAAATTAAAAGAACGCCAGATGATCATCGAGAAATTCAACTTCAGGGATGCAAGGCAGATCATCTACCAGAACCGGCCCCGGCAATCCAGTGAGACTCCTAAAGCCTGCGCATGA
- a CDS encoding HEAT repeat domain-containing protein produces the protein MGEQEPELVEDPEQVKERRKQLANAYITLLKSPYLDSRWKAAEALGDHGDESAVEPLLAALNDPYVDVQWLAAKSLGKLGDKRAVEPLIALLKNENKWVRTGAAWALGKLGDLRAVGPLIETLNDPKPRVRKDAAWALGRLGDTRAVNPLNNLLLDKDEDVRVAARTALSILKKSGPVQPPITTQQALKN, from the coding sequence ATGGGGGAGCAGGAACCGGAGCTCGTGGAGGACCCGGAACAGGTAAAAGAGCGCAGGAAACAACTGGCAAATGCATATATCACGTTATTAAAAAGCCCGTACCTTGACTCCCGGTGGAAAGCTGCGGAAGCGCTCGGGGATCACGGAGATGAATCCGCGGTTGAACCGCTCCTTGCTGCCCTCAATGACCCTTATGTAGATGTCCAGTGGCTCGCCGCAAAATCGCTCGGAAAGCTCGGCGATAAACGGGCGGTTGAGCCCCTGATTGCATTGCTGAAAAACGAGAATAAATGGGTGCGGACCGGGGCCGCTTGGGCGCTGGGAAAACTCGGTGACCTCCGGGCAGTCGGACCGTTGATCGAAACGCTCAACGATCCAAAACCCAGAGTCCGAAAGGATGCTGCATGGGCACTGGGACGACTGGGTGACACCCGGGCAGTCAACCCGCTCAACAACCTCCTTTTGGATAAGGATGAGGATGTCAGGGTTGCTGCGAGAACGGCACTCAGTATACTGAAAAAGAGTGGGCCGGTGCAACCCCCCATAACAACGCAACAGGCCCTAAAAAATTAA
- the nadC gene encoding carboxylating nicotinate-nucleotide diphosphorylase, with product MVSIDYLLNLIREDAPFGDVTSETIIPDIGCNARISAEQPAVIAGLSEASALFRYFEVGVDELIPDGSLVRRGDTLMTLHGPAKKILLVERTALNIIGRMSGIATTTREFAELVHRVNSSCRVAATRKTCPGFRELDKKAVSLGGGDTHRSNLSDGILIKDNHLAIVSLDEAIALAQSRSRCYKIEVEVETREDAVRAAQSGSDIIMFDNMTPRQVQDSLDALTQKGLRDNVIVEISGGIDVSTIVEYAALDVDVISIGALTHSVKNIPVHLEIMPLKK from the coding sequence ATGGTAAGCATTGATTATCTGTTGAATTTAATCCGGGAAGATGCTCCTTTTGGTGATGTGACCTCTGAAACCATCATTCCGGATATCGGATGCAATGCCCGGATCAGTGCCGAGCAGCCTGCTGTAATTGCCGGACTCAGCGAGGCATCCGCACTGTTCCGGTATTTTGAGGTGGGGGTGGACGAGCTTATCCCCGACGGTTCACTGGTTCGCCGCGGGGATACGCTCATGACCCTGCACGGGCCTGCAAAAAAGATCCTGCTTGTTGAACGCACAGCACTCAATATTATCGGGCGGATGAGCGGGATCGCCACTACAACAAGAGAATTTGCAGAACTGGTGCACCGCGTAAATTCGTCGTGCCGGGTGGCAGCGACCCGCAAGACCTGCCCGGGGTTTCGCGAACTTGACAAAAAAGCAGTATCCCTCGGAGGCGGTGACACCCACCGGTCAAATCTGAGCGATGGTATTCTTATAAAAGACAACCATCTTGCGATTGTAAGCCTTGATGAGGCGATCGCGCTCGCACAATCCCGCTCACGCTGTTACAAAATCGAGGTCGAGGTGGAAACCCGTGAAGATGCGGTGCGGGCAGCGCAATCAGGATCGGATATTATCATGTTTGACAACATGACTCCCCGGCAGGTACAGGATTCCCTTGATGCATTGACACAGAAAGGTCTGCGTGACAATGTGATTGTTGAGATATCAGGTGGCATTGATGTCAGCACAATTGTCGAGTATGCGGCTCTCGATGTCGATGTGATCAGTATCGGTGCATTGACTCATTCGGTGAAAAATATACCCGTACATCTTGAGATAATGCCATTGAAAAAGTAA
- the nadX gene encoding aspartate dehydrogenase — protein sequence MIKIGLIGCGNIGHIIANHADGISIVALFDTLFERAKELEMITTGRAYKDFESFISKDFDLVVEAASVNAVRHYAIEVLEHKKDLVIMSVGALADPLFRDELRESARHNGKRIYIPSGAIFGLDNLKVGRISPVKKLLLRTIKSPASLGVEAKERRIIFSGKAHECIKAFPKNVNVSVAMSLAAGRDVDVELWVDPAIDRNIHEVIFEGDFGESCIRVTNVPSPDNPATSYLAALSILSLLQGLEDPIVVGT from the coding sequence ATGATCAAGATCGGCCTGATCGGCTGTGGCAATATCGGGCACATAATAGCAAACCATGCCGATGGAATCAGTATCGTCGCCCTCTTTGATACTCTTTTTGAACGGGCAAAGGAACTTGAAATGATCACTACGGGCCGGGCATATAAGGATTTTGAGTCATTTATTTCCAAAGATTTTGATCTCGTTGTAGAGGCAGCTTCGGTGAATGCGGTAAGACACTATGCAATTGAGGTCCTTGAACATAAAAAAGACCTTGTCATCATGAGCGTGGGGGCTCTTGCAGATCCATTATTCAGGGACGAGCTCCGGGAATCTGCGAGGCACAACGGTAAACGGATCTATATTCCCAGCGGTGCGATCTTTGGCCTTGACAACCTCAAGGTGGGACGGATTTCACCGGTAAAAAAACTGCTCTTACGGACAATAAAAAGCCCCGCATCGCTTGGGGTCGAGGCAAAGGAGCGCCGAATCATCTTTTCCGGAAAAGCACACGAATGCATCAAGGCGTTCCCCAAGAACGTTAATGTGTCGGTTGCCATGAGCCTTGCCGCTGGCAGAGATGTAGACGTTGAACTCTGGGTTGATCCCGCCATCGACCGTAACATCCACGAAGTCATTTTTGAAGGCGACTTTGGCGAGAGCTGCATCCGGGTGACCAATGTGCCAAGCCCTGATAATCCCGCGACAAGCTACCTTGCCGCCCTCTCAATCCTCTCGCTGTTGCAGGGACTGGAAGACCCGATCGTTGTCGGTACATGA
- a CDS encoding acyltransferase family protein, with product MKKQKSTKDNVATVTGHLPEHLTQIDLLKGYAIIAVVFLHVWKESIYLLLGAPFHIWHAVPLLILIAGFTGAYAYKRRGASTLGQCFDLTILSRRFKRLLKPYALYWLIQIILLIVFFHSQFNLLSLMSNFIWGGSGWGAYFVPVILQSVIVIPLLYLFALRNPDLMIILAFVLGMLMDFFMFIFGVPRSISSVLYLPYLFAGALGVWMVTSTKRPRIWIIFGCVFSFTYLLMVCYTPLLSSFTDFNAYNGMFHTPAYFWTLLLAISGLYFLPKKTETRIYRMVENAGKASWHIFLVQMFYFLFIDKIILKYIIYPLSDLLPLTDLFVIVIHIAGALFAIGICCIIGYCWFIIENKWSYSHLKIN from the coding sequence ATGAAAAAACAAAAATCAACCAAGGACAATGTGGCGACAGTTACAGGGCACCTGCCAGAGCACCTAACACAAATTGATTTACTTAAGGGATATGCCATAATTGCAGTTGTTTTTCTCCACGTGTGGAAAGAGAGTATTTATCTTTTGTTAGGAGCTCCCTTCCATATCTGGCATGCTGTTCCCCTTCTCATCCTCATCGCCGGCTTTACTGGAGCGTATGCTTATAAAAGACGTGGTGCCAGTACTCTCGGACAATGTTTTGACCTGACCATATTATCCAGACGATTTAAAAGACTCTTGAAACCCTATGCACTGTATTGGCTGATTCAGATCATACTTCTTATTGTATTTTTTCATTCTCAATTCAACCTCCTATCGCTCATGTCAAATTTCATCTGGGGAGGATCCGGGTGGGGAGCATATTTTGTTCCAGTTATCCTCCAGAGTGTAATCGTAATTCCTCTTCTTTACCTCTTTGCACTTCGCAATCCGGATTTGATGATTATCCTTGCATTCGTACTGGGCATGCTCATGGATTTTTTCATGTTCATTTTCGGGGTCCCGCGGAGCATCTCTTCCGTGCTGTACCTTCCTTACTTGTTTGCAGGAGCACTGGGAGTATGGATGGTGACATCAACAAAACGCCCCCGCATATGGATAATTTTCGGTTGTGTTTTTAGTTTCACATATCTTTTAATGGTTTGTTACACCCCGCTGCTTTCCTCTTTCACCGATTTCAATGCCTATAATGGAATGTTTCATACCCCGGCGTACTTTTGGACCCTGTTGTTAGCCATTTCTGGCCTGTATTTCCTTCCAAAAAAAACAGAGACCAGGATATACCGAATGGTCGAAAATGCAGGTAAGGCGTCATGGCATATTTTTCTTGTTCAGATGTTTTATTTCCTTTTTATTGATAAAATAATTTTAAAATATATTATTTATCCGCTTTCGGATTTGTTACCCCTGACAGATCTTTTCGTAATAGTAATTCACATCGCGGGAGCTTTGTTTGCTATAGGAATCTGTTGTATAATCGGTTATTGTTGGTTCATCATCGAAAACAAATGGTCATATTCTCATTTAAAAATCAATTGA